In Paenibacillus kyungheensis, the following are encoded in one genomic region:
- a CDS encoding ABC transporter permease, which produces MSSLYWDFIRIRFLTMLAYRVNYYSGILVYTLNIGVYYFTWQAIYGGKEQIAGFTAAQMTTYVAVSWMARSFYFNNLDREIATEIRDGTIAIQFIRPYNYLMVKMMQGFGEGLFRFLLFMIPGMLIALLLFPVQLPTSITSWIGFLIMLFFSFLINSQINIIIGMLAFFVENNEGMMRMKRIVVDLFSGLLIPISFFPGWLVSIMNFLPFQAITYLPGSVFTGRVKGTGILEVLGIQVVWFVLLLIPIYFIWRAARVRLFVQGG; this is translated from the coding sequence ATGTCTAGTCTGTATTGGGATTTTATTCGTATTCGTTTTTTGACGATGCTGGCATATCGAGTGAATTATTACTCTGGTATTCTGGTATATACGCTTAATATCGGTGTGTATTATTTTACATGGCAAGCGATCTACGGGGGCAAAGAGCAGATTGCAGGCTTTACAGCCGCACAGATGACCACGTATGTAGCTGTTTCATGGATGGCACGGTCGTTTTATTTTAACAATCTGGATCGGGAGATAGCGACCGAGATTCGAGACGGTACGATAGCGATTCAGTTTATCCGCCCGTACAACTATTTGATGGTCAAAATGATGCAAGGATTCGGTGAAGGATTGTTCCGTTTCTTATTATTTATGATTCCAGGGATGTTGATCGCATTACTATTATTTCCGGTTCAATTGCCGACAAGTATCACCTCTTGGATCGGTTTTCTGATCATGTTATTTTTTAGCTTTCTGATCAATTCGCAGATTAATATTATTATCGGAATGCTTGCTTTTTTTGTTGAAAATAACGAAGGTATGATGCGGATGAAGCGAATTGTCGTTGATCTATTTTCAGGGTTATTGATTCCAATTAGCTTTTTCCCGGGTTGGTTGGTATCGATTATGAATTTTCTACCTTTTCAAGCGATCACGTATTTGCCGGGTTCGGTATTTACAGGTCGTGTTAAAGGAACAGGCATTTTAGAAGTGTTAGGGATTCAGGTGGTCTGGTTTGTTCTATTATTAATTCCAATTTATTT
- a CDS encoding ABC transporter ATP-binding protein, whose amino-acid sequence MQAIEVQDLRKTFQIQKSRGGLTGALKDLFARQYNEVAAVNDITFSIPQGEICGYIGENGAGKSTTIKMLTGILVPTSGQIKVNGYVPYQEREKFVQGIGVVFGQRSQLWWDIGVIESFQLLRKVYQVSEADYKKRLDELVERLQLQDLLSRPVRKLSLGQRMRCELVAALLHNPSIIFLDEPTIGLDIVVKSEIREFLKDLNRTQGTTILLTTHDLQDIEALCSRVIMLDAGNVIYDGGLDDLKTRWGKGKEVRFQFGKAVTASQLQAWTASLPVQWTQEGELVATALVTADTAVSDVLTAVLSQVEILDIQISETSTDEIVRQIYSSGSAEKPEVKIHV is encoded by the coding sequence ATGCAGGCGATCGAAGTACAAGATTTACGCAAAACCTTTCAGATTCAGAAGAGCCGCGGAGGATTAACCGGAGCACTGAAAGACTTATTCGCAAGGCAATATAATGAAGTTGCTGCGGTGAACGATATTACCTTTTCTATTCCACAAGGAGAAATCTGTGGATATATCGGGGAAAATGGTGCTGGCAAATCGACCACCATCAAAATGCTCACTGGTATTCTTGTCCCTACATCCGGACAGATTAAGGTTAACGGGTATGTGCCTTATCAAGAACGGGAAAAGTTCGTGCAGGGAATCGGTGTTGTGTTCGGACAAAGAAGTCAGTTGTGGTGGGATATAGGAGTAATAGAATCTTTTCAATTGCTTCGTAAAGTATATCAGGTATCTGAAGCAGATTACAAAAAACGCCTCGATGAGCTGGTGGAACGTCTGCAATTACAAGACTTATTAAGCCGTCCTGTACGTAAGCTGAGTTTGGGTCAGCGGATGCGTTGTGAATTAGTTGCAGCATTGTTACACAATCCATCGATTATTTTTTTGGATGAACCTACGATCGGTCTGGATATCGTCGTCAAATCCGAAATTCGTGAATTTCTAAAAGACCTTAATCGTACACAAGGGACAACGATTCTACTGACAACACATGATCTGCAAGATATCGAAGCACTCTGTTCGCGCGTGATTATGCTGGATGCTGGTAACGTCATCTATGATGGCGGCTTAGATGATCTGAAGACTCGCTGGGGTAAAGGCAAAGAAGTACGCTTCCAGTTCGGCAAAGCAGTGACTGCATCTCAGCTCCAAGCGTGGACAGCCAGTCTACCTGTACAGTGGACACAAGAAGGTGAACTTGTAGCTACAGCATTAGTAACTGCAGATACAGCCGTATCCGATGTGCTAACCGCAGTACTCAGTCAGGTCGAAATTCTGGATATTCAGATTTCCGAGACCAGTACCGATGAAATTGTACGTCAGATTTATAGTTCCGGTTCAGCCGAAAAGCCGGAGGTTAAGATTCATGTCTAG